Proteins from a genomic interval of Gossypium hirsutum isolate 1008001.06 chromosome A09, Gossypium_hirsutum_v2.1, whole genome shotgun sequence:
- the LOC107888912 gene encoding F-box protein At3g07870, translated as MNGRKRAAVKASTSIVHVPNQEALVLPCRILQLPRRTIYEILSRLPIKTLFQCRSVCKRFLCFISDPEFAKLQLSKSQVCILIKTLPLQNASKRLQLAHVEANGSTFEVSKLNFTPKSNLPTIDISHMNACNGLLCLVGSEKDYNIYVCNPILGEFITIQPPYKDRQRGSFWGLGYSAMMNQYKVLQSYYPAMDSSNRYAMAEIYTIGTGTWRSIGSAPIDTVALPFNAFLNGALHWFPCTPNGSEFIHRFDFDSEKFGTLPPPDHFRETDKKFTNYSRIGVLGGCLFMIYFTNSTRFDIWVMKDYGVKESWTKQFVIENLYPKQGSWDFYEPMVVLNNGEILMLFNNDAVVCYNQKRKNLRGTKFFRTRSQFDATAFTPSLVSLNNVAKGEQISRIQGTKDYDKLCTEEFQDCADCGALLVNPSCSFPAFGVPYGAVTYHANLYARNSENRCTACINRGVAPPKSFLTLWNM; from the exons ATGAATGGCAGAAAAAGAGCAGCCGTTAAAGCTTCGACCAGCATCGTCCATGTCCCAAATCAAGAGGCACTGGTTCTTCCTTGCAGGATCCTTCAACTCCCGCGTCGTACAATCTACGAAATTCTCTCAAGGCTCCCAATCAAAACCCTCTTCCAATGCAGGTCCGTTTGCAAGAGATTTCTTTGTTTTATCTCCGATCCTGAATTTGCTAAGCTTCAACTCTCGAAATCGCAAGTTTGCATCTTAATCAAGACGCTGCCGCTCCAAAACGCTTCGAAACGACTCCAGTTAGCTCATGTTGAAGCCAATGGTTCAACTTTTGAGGTCTCGAAACTCAACTTTACTCCCAAATCAAATCTCCCCACTATTGATATCTCTCATATGAATGCTTGCAATGGTTTACTCTGTTTAGTTGGATCTGAGAAAGATTATAACATTTATGTTTGTAATCCGATTTTGGGTGAATTCATCACAATTCAACCGCCTTATAAGGACAGACAAAGGGGTAGCTTTTGGGGGCTTGGTTATTCAGCTATGATGAATCAATACAAAGTTTTGCAAAGCTATTATCCCGCAATGGACTCGAGTAATAGATACGCAATGGCTGAGATTTACACCATTGGAACTGGTACATGGAGAAGCATTGGGAGTGCACCTATTGATACTGTTGCTTTGCCTTTCAATGCTTTCTTGAATGGCGCTCTTCACTGGTTTCCTTGTACTCCTAATGGTAGTGAATTCATACACAGATTCGACTTTGATTCTGAGAAGTTTGGGACGCTCCCACCGCCTGATCATTTCCGAGAAACCGATAAGAAGTTCACTAATTACTCAAGGATTGGAGTGCTAGGAGGGTGTCTGTTTATGATTTACTTTACGAACTCGACGCGATTCGATATTTGGGTTATGAAGGATTATGGTGTGAAGGAGTCCTGGACCAAGCAGTTTGTGATTGAGAATTTGTATCCAAAACAAGGCAGTTGGGATTTCTATGAACCCATGGTTGTTTTGAACAATGGGGAAATCTTGATGTTATTCAATAATGATGCAGTGGTTTGTTACAATCAGAAGCGCAAAAATCTTCGTGGAACTAAGTTTTTCCGGACTCGTTCCCAGTTTGATGCAACTGCTTTCACCCCTTCACTTGTTTCTCTTAACAATGTTGCTAAAGGAGAGCAAATTTCTAG GATTCAAGGAACCAAAGACTATGACAAACTATGTACTGAAGAATTCCAAGATTGTGCTGATTGTGGAGCGCTACTTGTTAACCCTAGCTGTAGTTTTCCGGCTTTTGGGGTTCCCTACGGAGCTGTAACTTATCAT gcAAATTTATATGCAAGAAACTCGGAGAACAGATGTACGGCTTGTATCAATCGTGGAGTTGCTCCTCCGAAATCGTTTCTGACACTGTGGAATATGTGA
- the LOC107888911 gene encoding probable ribosome biogenesis protein RLP24, whose translation MRLEKCWFCSSTVYPGHGIQFVRNDAKIFHFCRSKCHKNFKMKRNPRKVKWTKAYRRLHGKDMTQDSTFEFERKRNRPERYDRNLAENTLKAIKKIDKIRSDRASDHIKNRLKTGKVQRQKEARKQLELGIHLVKAPLALAQDSSLCLPKIKDNVSQAQTEENQPMEE comes from the exons ATGAGATTAGAGAAGTGCTGGTTTTGTTCCTCCACTGTATATCCGGGGCATGGTATTCAATTTGTTCGCAACGATGCCAAG ATTTTCCATTTCTGTAGATCGAAATGCCACAAGAACTTCAAGATGAAGAGGAATCCCCGTAAAGTAAAATGGACCAAGGCCTATAGGCGTTTGCATGGAAAGGACATGACACAG GATTCAACATTTGAGTTTGAGAGAAAACGTAATAGGCCGGAGAGATATGATAGAAACCTTGCAGAGAATACTCTGAAGGCCATTAAAAAGATTGATAAAATCAGATCAGACAGGGCATCTGACCACATCAAAAACAG GCTTAAGACAGGCAAAGTCCAGAGGCAGAAAGAAGCAAGGAAGCAATTGGAGCTGGGCATTCACTTGGTCAAAGCTCCGCTCGCACTTGCACAAGATTCATCTCTTTGTCTTCCAAAAATCAAAGACAATGTGTCCCAAGCACAGACAGAAGAGAATCAGCCCATGGAAGAGTGA